Proteins encoded in a region of the Alkalinema sp. FACHB-956 genome:
- a CDS encoding ABC transporter permease, with protein MNFKLNHLGKYFQLIRLFWSTAIAAELEYRMNFIFSALTSLGGLAGSLFGLFLFYGQGYHFQGWSWEEALIVVGIFTFLKGFSTAFLAANLNRIVKHVEKGTLDFVLLKPISSQFWLSFHSMSLWGLPDMLFGLFIVLYAGSKLELSWLSYLSGLIPILFGATILYSLWFILGATSIWFTKIYNITEVLKGLMDAGRFPMVAYPVSYQVFFTFIVPVAFLTTVPAEALLGRVNPAWVMGSGGLAIALLWFSNQFWRFALRFYTSASS; from the coding sequence ATGAATTTTAAACTGAATCACCTCGGCAAGTATTTCCAATTAATTCGTCTGTTCTGGAGTACCGCGATCGCGGCGGAATTGGAATACCGCATGAATTTTATCTTTTCGGCTCTAACCAGTTTAGGCGGATTGGCTGGCAGCCTATTTGGACTCTTTCTGTTTTATGGTCAAGGCTATCACTTCCAGGGGTGGAGTTGGGAAGAAGCCCTAATCGTTGTAGGCATTTTTACATTTCTAAAGGGATTTTCCACAGCTTTTCTAGCTGCCAACCTAAATCGGATCGTTAAGCACGTGGAAAAAGGAACCTTAGATTTTGTGCTCCTCAAGCCGATTAGCTCTCAATTTTGGCTGTCATTTCATAGCATGTCCCTTTGGGGGTTACCTGACATGTTATTTGGGCTATTCATTGTTCTATATGCAGGATCTAAGTTGGAATTATCCTGGTTAAGTTATCTTTCAGGCTTAATCCCAATTCTTTTTGGGGCAACGATTCTATACAGTCTTTGGTTTATCTTAGGTGCAACCAGCATTTGGTTTACTAAAATCTATAACATCACTGAAGTTTTGAAGGGTTTAATGGATGCGGGCCGCTTCCCGATGGTAGCCTACCCAGTTTCCTACCAAGTGTTCTTTACATTTATTGTACCTGTCGCTTTTTTGACCACTGTTCCTGCAGAAGCGCTCTTGGGACGAGTTAATCCAGCGTGGGTGATGGGATCGGGTGGTTTAGCGATCGCGCTACTTTGGTTTTCCAATCAATTCTGGCGATTTGCACTGCGCTTTTACACGAGTGCGTCAAGCTAG
- a CDS encoding ABC transporter ATP-binding protein, producing MIEVEHLSKLYGATPAIQDITFSVESGEILGFLGPNGAGKTTTMRILSGYLPASGGTAKIAGFEVHEQSMEVRQRIGYLPENPPLYLDMTIEAFLDFVARIKGVSAGDRANRVNYALEKCNLTERRKTLIRKLSKGFRQRVGIAQAIVHDPPVIILDEPTVGLDPRQIIDVRNLIKGLAGDHTVILSTHILPEVSMTCDRVAIINRGQVVATNRTEELTTQMFAGSAYELELDGEIEQARTILSQVKGVTDLEQLSSVSHSDGTHSHWRVRSDAPDTGRELAIALVRNGLHLYEMRRVQASLEDVFLQLTTEEKTEIAERIEADSSPESLNSDAVSIEEGMP from the coding sequence ATGATAGAAGTTGAACATCTGAGCAAACTGTACGGAGCTACTCCGGCGATTCAGGATATTACCTTTTCCGTAGAGTCGGGGGAAATTTTGGGATTCCTAGGGCCAAACGGGGCGGGCAAAACCACAACAATGCGGATCCTATCGGGATATTTGCCTGCCAGTGGCGGAACGGCAAAAATTGCTGGTTTCGAAGTCCATGAACAGTCTATGGAAGTGCGGCAACGGATTGGCTACCTGCCGGAAAATCCGCCGCTGTATCTCGACATGACGATCGAAGCTTTCCTCGATTTTGTCGCGCGAATTAAAGGCGTCAGTGCAGGCGATCGGGCTAATCGAGTTAACTATGCCCTGGAAAAATGCAACCTGACAGAACGACGAAAAACCCTGATTCGCAAATTATCTAAGGGATTTAGACAACGGGTCGGAATTGCCCAAGCGATCGTCCATGATCCGCCAGTGATTATATTAGATGAACCTACTGTTGGTCTGGATCCCAGGCAGATCATTGATGTGCGTAACTTGATTAAAGGTTTAGCCGGTGACCATACTGTAATTCTCTCTACCCACATCTTGCCGGAAGTCAGCATGACCTGCGATCGGGTTGCCATTATCAATCGAGGTCAGGTAGTGGCGACTAACCGAACCGAGGAATTAACAACGCAAATGTTTGCGGGTTCTGCCTACGAACTGGAACTGGATGGTGAGATTGAGCAAGCCAGAACTATCTTAAGCCAAGTCAAGGGGGTTACTGATCTAGAACAACTTTCCTCCGTCAGCCACAGTGATGGGACACACAGCCATTGGCGGGTTAGATCCGATGCTCCAGATACAGGTCGAGAACTGGCGATCGCTCTCGTTCGTAATGGTTTACACCTCTATGAAATGCGTCGAGTGCAGGCCAGTTTGGAAGACGTGTTTCTGCAATTAACGACTGAGGAGAAAACAGAAATTGCAGAGAGGATAGAAGCAGACTCATCCCCTGAATCTCTGAATTCTGATGCCGTTTCTATTGAGGAAGGAATGCCCTAA
- a CDS encoding ABC transporter permease codes for MNVLLANIFAIYRRELQSYFAAPWAYVIAAIFWAIGAFLFTIITFSDNGIIAQGQIYDMQVQAGGQLPPIDLAYELIRTFLSTLGFITLFVLPILSMGLYTEERKRGTLELLATSPITNWAVAVGKLLAVVTFFATLILPLMVYQAIVLSVANPPIQPLVFLWPHLGLLLLGASVLSLGMFISSLTDSTIVAAIATFGLLVVLWLMDTIADRLPGVIGTGLAHLSLLKHYTNLVLGIVDTSSLMVFGSYIFLGIFLTAQSIEAFRFQRS; via the coding sequence ATGAACGTCCTATTAGCTAACATTTTTGCCATCTACCGCCGGGAACTCCAAAGTTATTTTGCAGCCCCTTGGGCCTATGTGATTGCTGCAATTTTTTGGGCGATCGGAGCATTCCTGTTTACGATCATTACCTTTAGCGACAACGGAATCATTGCCCAAGGGCAGATCTATGACATGCAAGTGCAGGCAGGGGGCCAACTTCCGCCGATCGATTTGGCCTATGAATTGATTCGCACATTCTTGAGCACCTTGGGATTTATTACCCTATTTGTTCTGCCGATCCTATCTATGGGGCTGTATACGGAGGAACGCAAGCGTGGGACGTTGGAATTACTAGCCACTTCGCCGATTACCAATTGGGCCGTGGCCGTGGGTAAATTGTTGGCGGTCGTAACTTTTTTTGCTACGTTGATTCTGCCGTTGATGGTCTATCAAGCAATAGTCCTTTCTGTGGCCAATCCTCCGATTCAGCCCCTAGTCTTTCTGTGGCCGCACTTGGGCTTGCTGTTGTTGGGGGCATCAGTACTGTCCTTGGGGATGTTTATTTCCTCGTTAACCGATAGCACGATCGTCGCTGCGATCGCGACCTTTGGCTTACTAGTCGTGTTGTGGTTGATGGATACGATCGCCGATCGACTGCCGGGTGTAATTGGAACGGGTCTGGCCCATCTTTCTCTGCTGAAACACTACACCAATCTGGTTTTGGGTATTGTCGATACCAGCAGCTTGATGGTGTTTGGCAGCTATATTTTTCTAGGGATTTTCTTGACTGCGCAATCGATCGAAGCCTTCCGCTTTCAGCGTTCCTAG
- a CDS encoding Gldg family protein encodes MDKLRAFLKLFKYAIWFGIGLTVAGLTAGFLSGWTPLPMGLAIAGLVIIGIWLLFLGQYGDPDRPNFWQRRSTQVGTNALITTLAILLILGLVNFVAARNVQRVDLTETQLFTLAPETQAVLKKLNQPLTVYVFDRQPHPQDRDLLQNFRRMTPNLSFEFVDPDANPALAQKFSVKNDASNKDVYVENPSRQRNQFVQSIGLQQRLSESRLVNGIIQATSDRQPKVYFLQGHGERALQPGEGSLALAAKELQGKNFASEPLNLAQTAKIPDDAAVIVVAGPKRPLFDKEVALLEDYLNRGGNLLLMVDPETKPDLDGLLNQWGILLDDRVAIDASGSGQLLGYGPASPVVQDYSEHPITKDFGNGISLYPLARPLEIKPVEGVQANPIILTSSQSWAESNLKEKPVKQDANDRPGPLPLGVALSRQVDVQPVPSPTTPSPSPSSSPTISPTVSPTASPTESPTSSPSPTSPSPTSPSPTVTPTASPTPSPGTKREARLVVFGNSSFASDAHFGVQLNGDVFLNSVSWLSQAEGQTLSIRPREMKNRRMAVTSLQAIGTTILALVIVPLLGLGTAIFLWWRRR; translated from the coding sequence ATGGACAAGCTCAGGGCATTCCTTAAACTCTTCAAATATGCCATTTGGTTTGGCATTGGCTTAACCGTTGCAGGGCTAACAGCGGGCTTTCTCTCTGGTTGGACGCCGTTGCCGATGGGATTAGCGATCGCGGGATTGGTCATTATTGGCATTTGGTTACTGTTCCTCGGTCAGTATGGGGATCCCGATCGACCCAACTTTTGGCAACGGCGATCGACCCAGGTGGGTACCAATGCACTAATCACGACCCTGGCGATCCTGTTGATTTTAGGACTGGTCAACTTTGTCGCGGCGCGGAATGTACAGCGGGTGGATTTGACGGAAACCCAACTGTTTACCCTGGCTCCGGAAACCCAAGCGGTGTTGAAAAAGCTGAATCAGCCTTTGACGGTTTATGTCTTCGATCGGCAACCCCACCCTCAAGATCGGGATTTATTGCAGAACTTCCGCCGGATGACGCCTAACTTGTCCTTTGAGTTTGTTGATCCGGATGCCAATCCAGCCTTGGCTCAAAAGTTCAGTGTCAAAAATGACGCCAGCAATAAGGATGTCTATGTCGAAAACCCCAGTCGCCAGCGCAATCAGTTTGTTCAGTCGATCGGCCTTCAACAACGCCTATCGGAGTCCCGTCTAGTCAATGGCATCATCCAAGCTACCAGCGATCGGCAACCGAAGGTCTACTTCCTGCAAGGCCACGGGGAACGGGCGCTGCAACCAGGGGAAGGGAGCCTTGCCTTGGCGGCTAAGGAACTGCAAGGGAAAAACTTTGCTAGTGAACCGCTGAACTTGGCCCAGACTGCAAAAATTCCCGATGATGCAGCGGTGATTGTTGTTGCAGGCCCCAAGCGCCCTCTCTTTGATAAGGAGGTGGCCCTGCTGGAAGACTATCTGAATCGGGGCGGTAATCTATTGCTGATGGTGGATCCTGAGACAAAGCCAGACCTGGATGGCCTCTTGAACCAGTGGGGGATTCTGTTGGACGATCGGGTCGCGATCGATGCCTCCGGGTCTGGGCAACTGCTGGGCTATGGGCCTGCTTCACCCGTGGTGCAGGACTACAGCGAACACCCCATTACGAAGGACTTTGGCAACGGCATTTCCCTGTATCCCTTGGCTCGTCCCTTGGAAATTAAGCCTGTGGAGGGCGTGCAGGCGAATCCCATCATTCTCACGTCTTCCCAAAGTTGGGCGGAGAGTAATCTTAAGGAAAAGCCCGTCAAGCAGGATGCCAACGATCGACCGGGGCCATTACCCCTAGGAGTTGCGCTCTCTCGGCAAGTGGACGTGCAACCCGTTCCAAGTCCGACGACGCCTTCTCCGTCCCCGAGTTCGTCCCCGACGATCTCTCCAACAGTCTCTCCAACGGCTTCTCCCACCGAGTCTCCAACAAGTTCCCCCTCGCCTACTTCTCCCTCGCCCACTTCTCCCTCGCCCACAGTGACTCCGACCGCTTCCCCGACGCCCTCCCCCGGTACGAAGCGGGAAGCTCGGTTGGTGGTCTTTGGCAACTCCAGCTTTGCTAGTGATGCCCATTTCGGGGTGCAGTTAAATGGCGATGTGTTTCTGAATTCTGTCAGTTGGTTGAGTCAGGCGGAGGGGCAGACCCTGTCAATTCGGCCTCGGGAAATGAAAAATCGGCGCATGGCGGTGACGAGCTTACAGGCGATCGGCACTACGATTTTGGCACTGGTGATTGTGCCATTACTGGGTTTAGGAACAGCGATCTTTCTCTGGTGGCGGCGGCGCTAA
- a CDS encoding TetR/AcrR family transcriptional regulator → MTIFQRPASTEAETRDRILKAALKLFAKRGFDGTTTRDLAEAAGVAEGTLFRHFSHKKAILVEVATQGWIELLTDLLTELSEMASYKAVAQVMRKRMLHLQENTDLLRVCFMEVQFHEDLRDRIQAEVIEKMTDVAEAFFQTAMDQGIYRKMDARLVARVFLGMFTIAGFSQSTITDPGSSAKELQEMAEGLSDIFLNGVLTKGC, encoded by the coding sequence ATGACGATTTTTCAACGTCCTGCGTCCACAGAAGCAGAAACCCGCGATCGTATCCTGAAGGCAGCGCTAAAGCTGTTTGCCAAACGAGGCTTTGATGGCACTACGACGCGCGATTTGGCGGAGGCTGCAGGGGTGGCGGAGGGAACGCTGTTTCGCCACTTTTCCCACAAGAAGGCCATTCTGGTGGAGGTCGCAACCCAGGGCTGGATTGAACTGCTGACGGACTTGCTGACGGAACTGAGTGAGATGGCTAGCTACAAAGCCGTGGCTCAGGTGATGCGAAAGCGGATGCTGCATTTGCAGGAGAATACCGATCTGTTGCGAGTTTGTTTTATGGAAGTGCAATTCCATGAGGATTTGCGCGATCGCATTCAGGCGGAAGTAATTGAGAAAATGACCGATGTGGCGGAAGCCTTTTTCCAAACGGCTATGGATCAGGGGATTTACCGCAAAATGGATGCAAGGCTAGTGGCTCGCGTCTTTTTAGGCATGTTTACGATCGCGGGGTTCAGCCAAAGCACGATTACCGATCCGGGCTCTTCCGCTAAGGAATTGCAGGAAATGGCTGAAGGGTTATCGGATATTTTCCTCAATGGGGTGTTAACGAAGGGTTGTTAG
- a CDS encoding ATP-binding protein → MIAAGAGIMTGAIVRTRQILVILKPQNLQIGWWVQFILMISFLGGYCLAFYLVLQEMLLWIPALMGLVFFLGALFVLFSVNLYYQTLQQLLKIQNEYRQAKEWAEASLTHLNQAKMNSLERTVAGLAHEINNPVTFIHSNLRFVDQYSQALLEGLEIYQTYSPPLPPPLTFQAEDLDFPFIKKDLPRILKSIQSGTERIQSIICTLRNFSRLDESDYKVAQIQEGIDSALLVLNDRLQAENEHPAIIVNLQGGNLPNIFCNPRALNQVFFNLIENAIDALRSSAQRNPVIDIRSKLINSSWIRISISDNGDGIHPSVQSRIFDPFFTTKPIGQGSGLGLALSYQVIVKHHQGKLTCYSQPQSGTTFHIELPIDLDSTKFRTTLHSNNHPSSVI, encoded by the coding sequence ATGATTGCGGCAGGAGCTGGAATCATGACTGGGGCGATCGTCCGCACCCGTCAAATCTTAGTCATTCTCAAACCTCAAAATCTACAAATTGGCTGGTGGGTACAATTTATTTTAATGATTTCCTTCTTGGGGGGATATTGTCTAGCTTTTTATCTAGTACTCCAAGAAATGCTGCTCTGGATTCCAGCTTTAATGGGGCTTGTTTTCTTTCTGGGCGCACTATTTGTCTTATTCAGCGTGAATTTATATTATCAAACTCTCCAACAATTACTCAAAATTCAAAATGAATACCGTCAGGCCAAAGAGTGGGCAGAGGCAAGTTTAACCCATCTCAACCAAGCTAAAATGAACAGCTTAGAGCGTACGGTTGCGGGCCTTGCCCATGAGATCAATAACCCAGTGACATTTATCCATAGCAATCTTAGATTTGTAGATCAATATTCCCAAGCGCTCCTAGAAGGGTTAGAGATCTATCAAACCTACAGCCCACCATTACCGCCGCCGCTGACTTTTCAAGCAGAAGACTTGGATTTTCCCTTCATCAAAAAAGATTTGCCGCGAATCCTCAAATCCATTCAATCAGGCACTGAAAGAATTCAGAGTATTATCTGCACTTTGCGCAATTTTTCTCGCCTAGATGAATCAGATTATAAAGTTGCTCAAATCCAAGAAGGAATTGACAGTGCGTTATTAGTATTGAACGATCGCTTGCAAGCTGAGAATGAGCACCCTGCTATTATCGTCAATCTTCAGGGCGGCAATCTGCCTAACATTTTCTGCAATCCTAGAGCCTTAAATCAAGTGTTTTTTAATTTGATCGAAAATGCGATCGATGCCTTGCGTTCATCGGCCCAACGCAATCCCGTCATTGACATTCGCTCCAAGCTGATCAACTCAAGCTGGATTCGCATCAGTATTAGCGATAACGGGGACGGCATTCATCCGAGTGTTCAGTCTCGAATTTTTGATCCCTTTTTTACAACTAAACCGATTGGGCAAGGCAGTGGATTAGGGCTGGCCCTGAGCTATCAAGTCATCGTCAAACATCATCAAGGGAAATTAACCTGCTACTCGCAGCCCCAGTCTGGAACCACTTTTCATATTGAACTGCCGATCGACCTAGATTCCACCAAGTTCCGTACCACCCTGCATTCAAACAACCATCCATCATCTGTCATTTAA
- a CDS encoding C1 family peptidase — protein MVAATSRKDFRHVRRATVLRDSSGDAINIGGYRPDKKSHSAQKFGSSRFSSDELPEIVDLRPFMTAVENQRNSNSCTANAMAGAYEYLENRITGQAGDVSRLFIYYNARSLDSDPSKDEGTYLSNCVKVVRKYGACSEQTWPFNLKRIAQQPPKSAYKEAVNFRIEDAASVDIDLDTMRSCLAEGYPFVFGLQLFESFNGAGGNGGLVPMPDIENEKHEGGHAMLCVGYSDPDRVFIVRNSWGPDWGDEGYCYIPYDYMTDSDLNHDCWVIRQISDDSIDLSRDIRKNRSSLFDPRRAEMVTALRVPGATHTASGIALYNEDYTCTYEEELVYLYDSYVSITEVEDLEALYYMEYEEEYEEEYSEEWYEETEYLYEEEYEEESEEESEETEDSYEEESEEEYEEESEEESEETEDSYEEESEEEYEDESEETEEEYEETEDSYEEESEEEYEETEDSYEDEGGYEDEGGYEDEGGYEDEGGYEDEGGYDEGGYEE, from the coding sequence ATGGTGGCAGCCACGTCTAGAAAGGATTTTCGCCATGTTCGTCGGGCTACGGTTTTAAGAGATTCCTCTGGAGACGCCATCAACATCGGCGGCTACCGTCCAGATAAAAAGAGTCACAGCGCCCAGAAATTTGGTTCCAGTCGCTTTTCCTCAGACGAGTTACCTGAGATTGTAGATCTTCGTCCGTTCATGACCGCTGTGGAAAACCAGCGCAACTCCAACAGCTGTACCGCCAACGCCATGGCCGGGGCCTACGAATACCTAGAAAACCGCATTACAGGACAAGCGGGTGATGTGAGTCGCCTCTTCATTTACTACAATGCCCGTTCCCTCGATAGCGATCCGAGCAAGGATGAAGGCACCTATCTCTCCAACTGCGTTAAAGTAGTGCGTAAATACGGAGCTTGTTCCGAACAGACCTGGCCTTTCAACCTCAAGCGCATTGCCCAACAACCTCCGAAATCCGCCTACAAGGAAGCGGTTAATTTTCGCATTGAAGACGCTGCTTCCGTTGACATTGATTTGGACACGATGCGGAGCTGCTTAGCCGAGGGCTACCCCTTTGTGTTTGGCCTGCAATTGTTTGAATCCTTCAATGGTGCTGGTGGCAATGGTGGATTGGTGCCCATGCCGGATATTGAAAACGAGAAACATGAAGGCGGACATGCCATGCTTTGCGTGGGCTATTCCGATCCCGATCGGGTATTTATTGTCCGCAATTCCTGGGGCCCGGACTGGGGTGACGAAGGCTACTGCTACATCCCCTACGACTACATGACGGACTCTGATCTCAACCATGACTGTTGGGTCATTCGGCAAATTAGCGATGACTCGATCGATTTAAGTCGCGACATCCGCAAAAATCGGAGTTCTCTGTTCGATCCCCGTAGAGCAGAAATGGTTACCGCTCTGCGCGTGCCAGGAGCCACCCATACCGCCAGTGGCATTGCACTCTACAACGAAGATTACACCTGCACCTACGAAGAGGAACTGGTCTATCTCTACGACTCCTATGTCAGCATTACAGAGGTAGAAGATCTCGAAGCGTTGTACTACATGGAATACGAAGAGGAATACGAAGAAGAATACAGCGAAGAGTGGTACGAAGAAACGGAATACCTCTACGAAGAGGAATACGAAGAGGAGTCGGAAGAAGAGTCCGAAGAGACTGAGGATAGTTACGAAGAAGAGTCTGAAGAGGAATACGAAGAGGAGTCGGAAGAAGAGTCCGAAGAGACTGAGGATAGTTACGAAGAAGAGTCCGAAGAGGAGTACGAGGACGAGTCGGAAGAGACTGAAGAAGAATACGAAGAGACTGAGGATAGTTACGAAGAGGAGTCCGAAGAGGAATACGAAGAGACTGAGGATAGCTACGAAGACGAAGGCGGCTACGAAGATGAAGGGGGTTACGAAGATGAAGGGGGTTACGAAGATGAAGGCGGCTACGAAGACGAAGGTGGTTACGATGAAGGGGGATATGAAGAATAG
- a CDS encoding S-layer homology domain-containing protein, whose amino-acid sequence MTKASRLSSFTTFVKTLLLGGILGATGIVVLLFLKPQWFQNVGLVSAPQATASPTVEPTASPSATLPATPIELTARPTPQASPVDFEDTAGVFGAKEIAQLSALGVFEKTTGKFNPQQPITRAEFLRWLVRANNAIWETQPDKTVREATGGKATFSDVPASHPDFRYIQGVVNAGIAVGYDATTFKPDEPLTREQMIAIKIGLDYGGIPELKEKKPGTNVLYADSNIPPWSDRDRISPKFKPAFRLAYTDPRYQALENKNYFKNVERSFGAIKTLNPQAPVTRLEAALCLSLFGTHSISEEFRTAEQALQDRQKAAKAGP is encoded by the coding sequence ATGACTAAAGCCAGCCGACTGTCATCATTCACGACCTTTGTCAAAACATTGCTCTTGGGCGGCATTCTGGGTGCAACCGGAATTGTTGTTTTGCTTTTCTTGAAACCCCAGTGGTTCCAAAATGTGGGCTTGGTGAGCGCGCCCCAGGCCACGGCGTCCCCGACCGTCGAACCCACCGCCTCCCCCAGTGCAACCCTCCCCGCCACCCCGATCGAACTCACCGCACGCCCAACGCCCCAAGCCTCCCCCGTCGATTTTGAAGATACCGCAGGGGTTTTTGGGGCCAAGGAAATCGCGCAATTATCGGCATTGGGGGTCTTTGAAAAAACCACCGGCAAGTTCAATCCCCAGCAGCCCATTACCCGCGCAGAATTTTTGCGCTGGCTCGTCCGTGCCAATAACGCCATCTGGGAAACCCAACCCGACAAAACCGTTCGAGAAGCCACAGGCGGCAAAGCAACGTTTAGCGATGTCCCCGCCAGCCATCCCGACTTTCGCTACATTCAAGGGGTGGTGAATGCAGGCATTGCCGTGGGCTACGACGCCACCACATTCAAACCCGATGAACCTCTCACCCGTGAACAAATGATCGCCATCAAAATTGGCCTCGACTACGGCGGCATCCCGGAACTCAAGGAGAAGAAACCAGGTACCAATGTGCTCTATGCCGATAGCAACATTCCTCCTTGGAGCGATCGCGATCGGATTTCCCCCAAATTCAAACCCGCCTTCCGTCTAGCCTACACCGATCCGCGTTACCAAGCCTTGGAAAACAAGAACTACTTCAAAAACGTTGAGCGCAGTTTTGGTGCAATCAAAACCCTCAATCCCCAAGCCCCAGTAACCCGACTCGAAGCAGCGCTCTGCTTATCCCTCTTTGGAACCCACAGTATTTCTGAGGAGTTCCGTACCGCTGAACAAGCCCTCCAAGATCGGCAAAAAGCTGCTAAAGCTGGCCCATAA
- a CDS encoding AGE family epimerase/isomerase, translating to MNPDFQHLATLYKTTLLDNILPFWETHSIDREYGGYFTCLDRTGQVYDTDKFIWLQNRQVWMFSVLCNRLEKRENWLQIARHGAEFLAAHGRDPEGNWYFALDRSGQPLVQPYNIFSDCFAAMAFSQYALASGTDWAREIALQAYNNVLRRKDNPKGQYSKAYPGTRPMKSLAVPMILANLTLEMDWLLPSETLETVLDTTVKEVLTDFFDRDRGLMFESVAPDGSHLDCFDGRLINPGHGIEAMWFIMDIANRRNDLATINQAIDIVLNILEFAWDEKYGGLYYFMDADGHPPQQLEWDQKLWWVHLETLVALAMGYRLTQREACWTWYQKLHDYSWSHFADAEFGEWFGYLNRQGDVLLNLKGGKWKGCFHVPRAMFLCWQLFEAMAA from the coding sequence ATGAATCCCGACTTCCAGCACCTTGCAACGCTGTACAAAACCACCCTGCTCGACAACATTCTCCCCTTTTGGGAAACCCATTCGATCGATCGTGAGTACGGCGGCTATTTCACCTGCCTCGATCGCACGGGTCAAGTCTACGACACCGATAAATTTATTTGGTTGCAAAATCGCCAGGTCTGGATGTTTTCCGTGCTCTGCAATCGTTTAGAAAAGCGGGAAAATTGGCTACAGATTGCCCGCCATGGCGCAGAATTTCTGGCCGCCCACGGTCGCGATCCTGAAGGCAACTGGTACTTTGCCCTCGATCGATCGGGGCAGCCCCTAGTACAGCCCTACAATATTTTTTCCGATTGCTTTGCCGCCATGGCCTTTAGTCAGTATGCGCTGGCTTCAGGCACGGACTGGGCACGGGAAATCGCCCTACAAGCCTACAACAACGTCCTACGCCGCAAAGATAACCCCAAAGGCCAATACAGCAAAGCCTACCCCGGCACTAGGCCCATGAAATCCTTGGCAGTGCCCATGATTTTGGCCAATCTCACACTGGAAATGGACTGGCTCTTGCCCAGCGAAACCCTAGAAACCGTACTAGACACAACAGTTAAGGAAGTCCTCACCGACTTTTTCGATCGTGATCGGGGTTTGATGTTTGAAAGTGTGGCCCCGGATGGTTCCCATCTTGATTGCTTTGATGGTCGGTTAATCAATCCTGGTCATGGGATCGAAGCCATGTGGTTCATCATGGATATTGCCAATCGTCGAAATGATTTAGCAACGATTAATCAAGCAATCGACATCGTGTTGAATATTTTGGAATTTGCCTGGGATGAGAAGTATGGCGGCTTATATTACTTTATGGATGCGGACGGACATCCCCCCCAGCAGTTGGAATGGGATCAAAAACTGTGGTGGGTGCATTTGGAAACCCTAGTCGCCTTGGCCATGGGCTATCGCTTAACGCAACGGGAAGCCTGCTGGACTTGGTACCAAAAGTTGCACGACTACAGTTGGTCGCATTTTGCCGATGCTGAATTTGGCGAATGGTTTGGCTATCTCAATCGCCAAGGCGACGTGTTACTTAACCTCAAAGGCGGCAAATGGAAAGGCTGCTTCCACGTTCCTCGGGCGATGTTCCTTTGCTGGCAACTGTTTGAAGCCATGGCTGCTTAA
- a CDS encoding DUF5615 family PIN-like protein, giving the protein MSRFAALYTDEDMSALVATLLRSRGLEVTTVPEQATLGKTDREQLEFAASLRRCLVTHNRVDFERLHLQFLEDGKEHCGIIVVPQKNAYEIAQRIGILVNSLTADRINNQLLYA; this is encoded by the coding sequence ATGAGCAGATTTGCCGCGCTCTACACTGATGAAGATATGTCGGCATTAGTTGCAACTCTTCTGCGTTCCCGTGGTTTAGAGGTTACCACCGTTCCTGAGCAGGCAACTTTGGGTAAAACTGATCGCGAGCAATTAGAATTTGCAGCCTCTCTACGTAGATGCCTCGTAACCCATAACCGAGTAGACTTTGAACGGTTGCATCTTCAATTCCTAGAAGACGGCAAAGAACATTGCGGAATCATTGTTGTTCCTCAGAAAAATGCTTATGAGATTGCGCAACGGATTGGGATTTTAGTCAACTCATTGACAGCTGATCGTATTAATAATCAGTTGCTGTACGCATAG
- a CDS encoding DUF433 domain-containing protein, whose amino-acid sequence MTTNTFSRYVTRNHEILGGEPIIEGTRTSVRAIVGLWRLGVTPEEIPTHFPHLTLAQVFDALSFYLDHQAEINEYIERNQVPDELVHPSVKATLGTL is encoded by the coding sequence ATGACGACTAACACTTTTTCCCGCTACGTCACTAGAAACCATGAAATTTTGGGGGGAGAACCCATTATTGAGGGCACTCGCACTTCTGTTCGCGCGATCGTAGGTCTGTGGCGATTAGGTGTGACACCAGAGGAAATTCCAACCCATTTTCCTCATTTGACCTTGGCGCAGGTCTTCGATGCATTAAGTTTTTATTTGGATCATCAAGCAGAAATTAACGAGTACATTGAACGGAATCAAGTGCCCGATGAGTTGGTGCATCCTTCTGTAAAAGCCACCCTTGGGACGCTATGA